A genomic stretch from Frigoribacterium sp. PvP032 includes:
- a CDS encoding alkene reductase, whose translation MDLFSSAVLGDLVLSNRVTMAPLTRTRADAGDVPGDVVVEHYGQRATLGMIVTEGTYPTQEGKGYTGQPGIVTDEQVAGWKRVADEVHAKGGTIVMQVMHAGRVSHPEVTGTDRIVAPSAVAIDGQVHVPSGKAEFPEPHALTTEEVRQTVQDFVTASKRAVLEAGLDGVELHSANGYLLHEFLSPVSNVRTDEYGGSPAARARLGIEVAEAVSAAIGAGRVGIRISPMHNIQDVVETDLDDVTATYDALMDGLAPLGLAYMSVLHSDPRGELVQRLRRRFGQAVVLNSGFGTVTDLAEAKDLVENGHADAVAVGRMAIANPDLVARWERETELNEPNPATFYADGATGYTDYPTLESVSR comes from the coding sequence GTGGATCTCTTCTCCTCCGCCGTCCTCGGCGACCTCGTCCTCTCGAACCGCGTCACGATGGCGCCGCTGACCCGCACCCGCGCCGACGCCGGCGACGTGCCCGGCGACGTCGTCGTCGAGCACTACGGCCAGCGCGCCACCCTCGGCATGATCGTCACCGAGGGCACCTACCCGACCCAGGAGGGCAAGGGCTACACCGGCCAGCCCGGCATCGTCACCGACGAGCAGGTCGCCGGCTGGAAGCGCGTCGCCGATGAGGTGCACGCCAAGGGCGGCACCATCGTCATGCAGGTGATGCACGCTGGCCGTGTCTCGCACCCCGAGGTCACCGGCACCGACCGCATCGTCGCCCCGAGTGCCGTGGCCATCGACGGCCAGGTGCACGTCCCCTCCGGCAAGGCCGAGTTCCCCGAGCCGCACGCCCTCACGACCGAGGAGGTGCGCCAGACCGTGCAGGACTTCGTCACCGCCTCGAAGCGCGCCGTCCTCGAGGCCGGCCTCGACGGCGTCGAGCTGCACAGCGCCAACGGCTACCTGCTGCACGAGTTCCTCTCGCCCGTGTCGAACGTCCGCACCGACGAGTACGGCGGCAGCCCTGCCGCGCGCGCCCGTCTCGGCATCGAGGTCGCCGAGGCCGTCTCCGCGGCGATCGGCGCCGGCCGCGTCGGCATCCGCATCTCGCCGATGCACAACATCCAGGACGTCGTCGAGACCGACCTCGACGACGTCACCGCGACCTACGACGCGCTGATGGACGGCCTCGCCCCCCTCGGCCTCGCGTACATGAGCGTCCTGCACTCCGACCCGCGCGGCGAGCTCGTCCAGCGCCTGCGCCGCCGCTTCGGCCAGGCGGTCGTCCTCAACAGCGGCTTCGGCACGGTCACCGACCTGGCCGAGGCGAAGGACCTGGTCGAGAACGGCCACGCCGACGCCGTCGCCGTGGGCCGCATGGCGATCGCGAACCCCGACCTCGTCGCCCGCTGGGAGCGCGAGACCGAGCTGAACGAGCCGAACCCGGCCACGTTCTACGCCGACGGAGCGACCGGCTACACCGACTACCCGACGCTCGAGTCCGTCTCGCGCTGA
- a CDS encoding septum formation family protein: MSPSIPPSPADLERLAGLLRHELTGAEVVVVPSAYSADPRGAVRVRLGHRAFLDLADDGSSWFVAGLWADQGGETPQAERRRELLAVPLQADVPVVATAAVASVWRWVEAIGAQEADAPFTRTSRSAPPAIPGPAVFGAPAPAPYATAPQYAPYETAGPAKAWSAPTARPARRRKGLLIGGLVAAGLLVLTGGTVAAVAVAHTAAELASASSSPGGGSGETDGWSGQTGGDPDESGGDPGDTGGDPGTTGGVPDTSAFDLVVGDCFALGEGDATGSGEIDGVELQSCDDRHDNEAYLVFDATPASWPGERALWDLADKGCYEGFEEFVGIPWDDSVADYAYLTPTEQSWAAGDREVLCYAWIEGDTSPGTLKGYGY, encoded by the coding sequence GTGTCGCCGTCGATCCCTCCCTCGCCCGCCGACCTCGAGCGCCTCGCCGGCCTGCTGCGCCACGAGCTGACGGGCGCCGAGGTCGTCGTCGTCCCGTCCGCGTACTCGGCCGACCCGCGGGGAGCAGTCCGGGTCCGCCTCGGCCACCGCGCCTTCCTCGACCTCGCCGACGACGGGTCCTCCTGGTTCGTCGCCGGCCTGTGGGCCGACCAGGGCGGCGAGACCCCTCAGGCCGAGCGTCGTCGCGAGCTCCTGGCCGTGCCGCTCCAGGCTGACGTCCCCGTCGTCGCGACCGCGGCCGTCGCCTCCGTCTGGCGCTGGGTCGAGGCGATCGGCGCCCAGGAGGCCGACGCCCCGTTCACGCGCACGTCCCGTTCCGCGCCTCCCGCGATCCCCGGCCCGGCCGTCTTCGGCGCGCCCGCTCCGGCGCCGTACGCGACGGCCCCTCAGTACGCGCCATACGAGACGGCGGGGCCCGCGAAGGCCTGGTCGGCTCCGACCGCTCGGCCTGCACGCCGTCGCAAGGGCCTCCTGATCGGCGGCCTCGTCGCCGCGGGCCTGCTCGTCCTCACGGGCGGCACGGTCGCCGCCGTGGCCGTCGCGCACACCGCGGCCGAGCTCGCGTCCGCGTCGTCGTCGCCCGGCGGCGGGTCCGGCGAGACGGACGGCTGGTCCGGCCAGACGGGCGGCGACCCCGACGAGTCAGGGGGCGACCCCGGTGACACGGGCGGCGACCCCGGCACGACCGGGGGCGTCCCCGACACCTCCGCGTTCGACCTCGTGGTGGGCGACTGCTTCGCCCTGGGGGAGGGCGACGCGACGGGGTCCGGCGAGATCGACGGTGTCGAGCTCCAGTCGTGCGACGACCGGCACGACAACGAGGCGTACCTGGTCTTCGACGCGACGCCGGCGAGCTGGCCGGGCGAGCGAGCCCTGTGGGACCTCGCCGACAAGGGCTGCTACGAGGGCTTCGAGGAGTTCGTCGGCATCCCGTGGGACGACTCGGTGGCCGACTACGCCTACCTGACGCCCACCGAGCAGAGCTGGGCCGCCGGCGACCGCGAGGTCCTCTGCTACGCGTGGATCGAGGGCGACACGTCACCCGGCACCCTCAAGGGCTACGGGTACTGA
- a CDS encoding CDP-alcohol phosphatidyltransferase family protein yields the protein MTPGAPVQLVDRLFRTDEWRTVPNAITALRLLLLPVFVVLIVGEHYWSSMVVIAIVFLTDFVDGFVARRTHTTSELGAWLDPVADRLTVIVVVLAFWLGGLLSWPVFVLILLPDVVLSLVALIAFGGASFPVTWVGKVRTALIFVGLLMLLVGVAVVDQWRGADGGDGLEVLGQLLVVVSSFVLLLGLVGHYVAAVLYGRDLARRWRARGRAAA from the coding sequence GTGACCCCAGGAGCCCCCGTGCAGCTCGTCGACCGCCTCTTCCGCACCGACGAGTGGCGCACCGTGCCGAACGCGATCACGGCCCTCCGCCTCCTGCTGCTGCCGGTCTTCGTCGTGCTGATCGTCGGAGAGCACTACTGGTCGTCGATGGTCGTCATCGCGATCGTGTTCCTCACCGACTTCGTCGACGGCTTCGTGGCGCGCCGCACCCACACCACCTCCGAGCTCGGCGCCTGGCTCGACCCGGTGGCCGACCGGCTCACCGTCATCGTCGTGGTGCTGGCCTTCTGGCTGGGCGGGCTGCTCAGCTGGCCGGTGTTCGTGCTGATCCTTCTGCCCGACGTGGTGCTGAGCCTCGTGGCGCTGATCGCGTTCGGGGGCGCCTCCTTCCCCGTGACGTGGGTGGGCAAGGTCCGCACGGCGCTGATCTTCGTCGGGCTGCTGATGCTGCTCGTCGGCGTCGCCGTCGTCGACCAGTGGCGCGGTGCCGACGGCGGCGACGGCCTCGAGGTGCTCGGCCAGCTGCTCGTCGTCGTGAGCAGCTTCGTGCTGCTGCTCGGGCTCGTCGGGCACTACGTCGCCGCGGTGCTCTACGGCCGCGACCTCGCCCGCCGCTGGCGAGCGCGCGGCCGCGCAGCCGCCTGA
- a CDS encoding aminoglycoside 3'-phosphotransferase encodes MIPDASSAGDGRLLVVPEPVLAAADGDTVTPVWLNEAGGVTYRLGDGPDRRFAKWAPHGSGLDLHAEEMRLRWAVDFATVPRVLEIGSDDEGEHLVTAGLPGRSAVDLRWVRDPERAVRAAGHGLRVLHDTLPVDDCPFSWSVEDRIATSARARTAPPASHPDSLGLAPDVDLLVVCHGDACVPNTLLLDDGTWSGHVDLDALGVADRWADIAVATMSLEWNYGPGWEAAWLDAYGIDPDPVRTAFYRGLWNAT; translated from the coding sequence ATGATCCCCGACGCGTCCTCGGCCGGTGACGGCCGCCTCCTCGTGGTGCCGGAGCCCGTGCTCGCCGCGGCCGACGGCGACACCGTCACGCCGGTGTGGCTGAACGAGGCAGGAGGCGTGACGTACCGCCTCGGGGACGGCCCCGACCGGCGCTTCGCCAAGTGGGCGCCGCACGGCAGCGGCCTCGACCTGCACGCCGAGGAGATGCGCCTGCGCTGGGCCGTCGACTTCGCCACGGTGCCTCGCGTGCTCGAGATCGGCAGCGACGACGAGGGCGAGCACCTCGTGACGGCCGGCCTGCCCGGGCGCAGCGCCGTCGACCTGCGGTGGGTGCGCGACCCGGAGCGGGCCGTGCGGGCGGCGGGGCACGGGCTCCGGGTGCTGCACGACACCTTGCCGGTGGACGATTGCCCGTTCAGCTGGTCGGTGGAGGACCGGATCGCGACGAGTGCGCGTGCGCGCACCGCGCCTCCGGCCTCGCATCCCGACTCGCTCGGGCTGGCTCCCGACGTGGACCTGCTCGTCGTCTGCCACGGGGATGCCTGCGTGCCCAACACGCTGCTGCTCGACGACGGGACGTGGTCGGGGCACGTCGACCTCGACGCGCTCGGGGTCGCCGACCGCTGGGCCGACATCGCCGTCGCGACGATGAGCCTGGAGTGGAACTACGGACCCGGCTGGGAGGCGGCCTGGCTCGACGCCTACGGGATCGACCCCGACCCCGTGCGGACCGCCTTCTACCGCGGGCTCTGGAACGCGACCTGA
- a CDS encoding circularly permuted type 2 ATP-grasp protein, producing MADLFDRYAAGTAARGVSEGQPAGPGQPGQPAPPWDEMFASEREVRRAYQEIHATLEGMTQDDLRGRTAALADSYLAQGVTFDFAGEERPFPLDAVPRVIEHDEWLDVEKGVKQRVKALEAFLADVYGPQRAVADGVIPAGLITSSSHFHRQAAGIDPANGVRIQVSGIDLIRDEAGAWCVLEDNVRVPSGVSYVISNRRVMAQTLPELFVSMKVRPVGDYPARLLAALKKSAPSGVDEPTVVVLTPGVFNSAYYEHTLLARLMGVELVEGRDLYCSGGRVFMRTTGGPERVDVIYRRVDDEFLDPLQFRADSVLGSPGLLMAARLGTVTIANAVGNGVADDKLVYTYLPELIRYYLGEEALLPNVRTWRLEDPGALEEVLDRLDELVVKPVDGSGGKGLVVGPAASRRELDELRTRLQQDPRGWIAQPVVQLSTIPTLVDDGLQPRHADLRPFAVHDGDDVWVLPGGLTRVALPAGQLVVNSSQGGGSKDTWIVGGDVAAWAGHDVSALIAEQTTPTQSIPVITPEAAAAAAAAAADHTPDHAPQDDPRNDQQAQQQQQQQQQQQQQHQQAEQQRPTITTEGRPC from the coding sequence ATGGCAGACCTCTTCGATCGCTACGCCGCCGGCACCGCCGCCCGGGGCGTCTCCGAGGGCCAGCCCGCGGGGCCCGGCCAGCCCGGCCAGCCAGCGCCTCCCTGGGACGAGATGTTCGCCTCCGAACGGGAGGTGCGCCGGGCCTACCAGGAGATCCACGCGACCCTCGAGGGGATGACGCAGGACGACCTGCGCGGCCGCACCGCCGCCCTCGCCGACTCGTACCTCGCGCAGGGCGTCACCTTCGACTTCGCCGGCGAGGAGCGGCCGTTCCCTCTCGACGCGGTGCCGCGGGTGATCGAGCACGACGAGTGGCTGGACGTCGAGAAGGGCGTGAAGCAGCGCGTCAAGGCGCTCGAGGCGTTCCTCGCCGACGTCTACGGGCCGCAGCGCGCCGTGGCCGACGGGGTCATCCCGGCCGGCCTCATCACGAGCTCGAGCCACTTCCACCGCCAGGCCGCGGGCATCGACCCGGCGAACGGCGTGCGCATCCAGGTCAGCGGCATCGACCTGATCCGTGACGAGGCCGGCGCCTGGTGCGTCCTCGAGGACAACGTCCGCGTGCCCAGCGGCGTCAGCTACGTGATCTCGAACCGGCGGGTGATGGCACAGACGCTGCCCGAGCTCTTCGTCTCGATGAAGGTCCGCCCCGTGGGCGACTATCCCGCGCGCCTCCTGGCGGCCCTGAAGAAGAGCGCGCCGTCGGGGGTCGACGAGCCGACCGTGGTCGTGCTGACCCCCGGGGTCTTCAACTCGGCGTACTACGAGCACACCCTGCTGGCCCGGCTGATGGGCGTCGAGCTCGTCGAGGGCCGCGACCTCTACTGCTCGGGCGGGCGGGTGTTCATGCGCACCACGGGCGGTCCCGAGCGGGTCGACGTGATCTACCGCCGGGTCGACGACGAGTTCCTCGACCCGCTGCAGTTCAGGGCCGACTCCGTGCTCGGCTCGCCCGGCCTCCTGATGGCCGCGCGCCTCGGCACGGTCACCATCGCCAACGCGGTCGGCAACGGCGTCGCCGACGACAAGCTCGTCTACACGTACCTGCCCGAGCTGATCCGCTACTACCTGGGCGAGGAGGCGCTGCTTCCGAACGTGCGCACCTGGCGCCTCGAAGACCCCGGCGCCCTCGAGGAGGTGCTCGACCGCCTCGACGAGCTGGTCGTCAAGCCCGTCGACGGCTCTGGCGGCAAGGGCCTCGTCGTGGGGCCGGCCGCGAGCCGGCGCGAGCTCGACGAGCTCCGCACCCGCCTGCAGCAGGACCCGCGCGGCTGGATCGCCCAGCCCGTCGTGCAGCTGAGCACCATCCCGACCCTCGTCGACGACGGCCTGCAGCCCCGGCACGCCGACCTGCGCCCCTTCGCCGTGCACGACGGCGACGACGTCTGGGTCCTGCCCGGCGGACTGACTCGGGTGGCCCTGCCCGCGGGCCAGCTCGTCGTGAACAGCAGCCAGGGAGGCGGGTCGAAGGACACCTGGATCGTCGGCGGCGACGTGGCGGCCTGGGCAGGGCACGACGTGAGCGCCCTGATCGCCGAGCAGACGACGCCGACGCAGTCGATCCCGGTGATCACGCCGGAGGCGGCGGCCGCGGCGGCAGCGGCGGCCGCGGACCACACGCCCGACCACGCCCCGCAGGACGACCCCCGCAACGACCAGCAGGCCCAGCAGCAACAGCAACAACAGCAGCAGCAGCAGCAACAGCACCAGCAAGCCGAGCAGCAGAGACCCACGATCACGACCGAAGGACGACCATGCTGA
- a CDS encoding alpha-E domain-containing protein, with the protein MLSRIAESLFWIGRYIERSDGTARILDVHLQLLLEDPWIDEDTACRSLLAVMGSDAASDEALTRGDVLARLAVDRHDPASIAYSLGAARENARRAREIVSTELWECLNTTRARMPRKVADDKVHEFFAWVRERSALAVGIIESATSRDEVWQFFTLGRSIERADMTARLLATRTLTEASGPSWTTILRSCGAYEAYLRTYRGVPSARNAAEFLLLDRLFPRSVMFAVSRAEACLREVEPSNGRVIATDGGVRILGQMRSELEFRPIGDILDDLPAQMDAVQAATSAASEAIRQRYFPTSAAPTWVGERS; encoded by the coding sequence ATGCTGAGCCGCATCGCCGAGAGCCTCTTCTGGATCGGCCGGTACATCGAGCGGTCCGACGGGACGGCGCGAATCCTCGACGTGCACCTGCAGCTGCTGCTCGAGGACCCGTGGATCGACGAGGACACCGCCTGCCGCAGCCTGCTCGCGGTCATGGGCAGCGACGCCGCCTCGGACGAAGCGCTGACGAGGGGAGACGTGCTCGCCCGGCTGGCCGTCGACCGGCACGACCCGGCCTCCATCGCCTACTCGCTCGGCGCCGCCAGGGAGAACGCCCGACGGGCCCGCGAGATCGTCTCGACCGAGCTGTGGGAGTGCCTCAACACGACCCGCGCCCGCATGCCGCGCAAGGTCGCGGACGACAAGGTGCACGAGTTCTTCGCCTGGGTGCGGGAGCGGAGCGCGCTCGCCGTGGGGATCATCGAGAGCGCCACGAGCCGCGACGAGGTGTGGCAGTTCTTCACGCTCGGCCGGTCGATCGAGCGTGCGGACATGACGGCGCGGCTGCTCGCGACGCGCACCCTGACCGAGGCATCCGGGCCGTCGTGGACGACGATCCTGCGTTCGTGCGGCGCCTACGAGGCGTACCTGCGCACCTACCGGGGCGTGCCGAGCGCCCGCAACGCGGCGGAGTTCCTGCTGCTCGACCGGCTGTTCCCGCGCAGCGTGATGTTCGCGGTCAGCCGTGCCGAGGCGTGCCTCCGCGAGGTCGAGCCGTCGAACGGACGCGTCATCGCCACCGACGGCGGAGTGCGGATCCTCGGGCAGATGCGCAGCGAGCTCGAGTTCCGGCCGATCGGCGACATACTCGACGACCTGCCTGCCCAGATGGACGCCGTCCAGGCGGCGACGAGTGCCGCCTCCGAGGCCATCAGGCAGCGGTACTTCCCGACCAGCGCGGCGCCGACCTGGGTCGGTGAGCGATCGTGA
- a CDS encoding transglutaminase family protein — MSRLRIRHHTGFSYAGEAVASYNEARMLPAHAEGQFVLSSHLRIDPAAGTHEYVDYWGTRVSAFEVLLPHRQLSLTATSTVELRPVLHPETATGWDDLARVAGATAQFVEHLEQTPLTAPPPDLVDLALEAKGATTSPCSTAMEICQRVGGAVQYLPGVTNVKTTAAESWAARAGVCQDIAHVTVGALRAAGIPARYVSGYLHPRPSAELRETVTGESHAWIEWFCGAWHGYDPTNLIDIGERHVVVGHGRDYRDVPPLRGVYAGSGASSLFVTVEITREA, encoded by the coding sequence GTGAGCCGGCTGCGGATCCGCCACCACACCGGCTTCTCGTACGCCGGCGAGGCCGTCGCGAGCTACAACGAGGCGCGCATGCTGCCGGCGCACGCCGAGGGGCAGTTCGTGCTGTCGTCGCACCTGCGGATCGACCCGGCCGCGGGCACGCACGAGTACGTCGACTACTGGGGCACCAGGGTGTCGGCGTTCGAGGTGCTGCTGCCGCACCGTCAGCTGTCGCTCACGGCGACCTCGACCGTCGAGCTGCGGCCGGTGCTGCACCCCGAGACGGCCACGGGCTGGGACGACCTCGCCCGCGTCGCCGGCGCCACGGCCCAGTTCGTCGAGCACCTCGAGCAGACGCCGCTGACCGCGCCGCCGCCCGACCTCGTCGACCTCGCGCTCGAGGCGAAGGGGGCCACGACGTCGCCCTGCTCGACCGCGATGGAGATCTGCCAGCGCGTAGGAGGCGCGGTGCAGTACCTGCCCGGCGTCACCAACGTGAAGACGACGGCCGCCGAGAGCTGGGCCGCACGGGCCGGGGTCTGCCAGGACATCGCGCACGTCACCGTGGGGGCGCTCCGCGCGGCGGGGATCCCGGCGCGGTACGTCAGCGGGTACCTGCACCCGAGGCCGTCGGCGGAGCTCCGCGAGACCGTCACGGGCGAGTCGCACGCCTGGATCGAGTGGTTCTGCGGCGCGTGGCACGGCTACGACCCCACCAACCTGATCGACATCGGCGAACGGCACGTGGTCGTCGGCCACGGGCGCGACTACCGCGACGTGCCGCCGCTGCGCGGGGTGTACGCGGGGTCGGGCGCGTCGTCGCTGTTCGTGACCGTGGAGATCACGCGCGAGGCGTAG
- a CDS encoding endo alpha-1,4 polygalactosaminidase, which translates to MRAPRTATATAVALSVVLSLVLVGCGDGPDADLDGGAAPAATPAAAPEAAPVATPDADGFPVGAALDYQLGGAYDPPSGTGIVVRDSTEQPGSGVWDVCYVNGFQTQPGVEWPESLLLHDASGGLLVDPGWPDEHLFDLADATAREAVAERMHTTIQGCADDGFDAVEFDNLDSYTRSDGAFDLDDATAFATLLVGQAHDAGLLAGQKNTAELEARGRDEIGFDFAVVEECDRYSECDVYTSVYGQRVLAIEYTDDLRDTVEGLCSRGSTPRSTVVRDRDLVTPDDAAYSFARC; encoded by the coding sequence ATGCGAGCCCCCAGGACAGCCACGGCCACGGCCGTCGCCCTCTCCGTCGTCCTCTCCCTGGTGCTCGTCGGCTGCGGGGACGGCCCCGACGCGGATCTCGACGGAGGCGCGGCACCCGCGGCCACGCCCGCCGCGGCACCCGAGGCGGCCCCGGTGGCCACCCCCGACGCCGACGGCTTCCCCGTCGGCGCGGCACTCGACTACCAGCTGGGCGGCGCGTACGACCCGCCGAGCGGCACCGGCATCGTTGTGCGCGACAGCACCGAGCAGCCTGGCTCCGGTGTGTGGGACGTCTGCTACGTGAACGGGTTCCAGACCCAGCCCGGCGTGGAGTGGCCGGAGTCCCTGCTGCTGCACGACGCCTCCGGCGGGCTGCTGGTCGACCCCGGCTGGCCCGACGAGCACCTCTTCGACCTCGCCGACGCGACCGCGCGCGAGGCGGTCGCCGAGCGGATGCACACGACGATCCAGGGCTGCGCGGACGACGGCTTCGACGCCGTCGAGTTCGACAACCTCGACTCGTACACGCGCTCGGACGGCGCCTTCGACCTCGACGACGCGACAGCGTTCGCGACCCTGCTGGTCGGGCAGGCCCACGACGCGGGACTGCTCGCCGGCCAGAAGAACACCGCCGAGCTGGAGGCGCGGGGCCGCGACGAGATCGGCTTCGACTTCGCCGTCGTCGAGGAGTGCGACCGCTACTCCGAGTGCGACGTCTACACGTCGGTCTACGGGCAGCGCGTGCTCGCGATCGAGTACACGGACGACCTGCGCGACACCGTCGAGGGGCTGTGCTCACGCGGGTCGACGCCGCGCAGCACGGTCGTTCGCGATCGCGACCTCGTCACCCCCGACGACGCCGCGTACTCGTTCGCCCGCTGCTGA
- the dhaK gene encoding dihydroxyacetone kinase subunit DhaK: MKKFINDPKSFVPDMLKGLALANPDTLTYDPKYNLIVRADAPRQDKVSIVQGSGSGHEPAHVMVVGKGMLDAACPGDVFAAPPTDYVVEAARRVQSEKGVLLLVNNYTGDKMAFEMAEELADAEGIKVKTLFIDDDVAVKDSTYTIGRRGVAGNFFVIKAVGAAAEEGADLDEVVRVGEKVNSVTRTMGVALTACTPPSKGSPLFELGDDEIEVGVGIHGEPGRARQKIVPADEIVDLLLDPIVSDLPFSDGDEVALMVNGLGGTPISELYLLYGIAHEKLVAQGITPVRSYVGEYCTSLDMAGASITLVKLDDEVKHLLAAPAEIPLRTF, encoded by the coding sequence ATGAAGAAGTTCATCAACGACCCGAAGTCGTTCGTCCCGGACATGCTCAAGGGCCTCGCCCTGGCCAACCCCGACACGCTCACCTACGACCCGAAGTACAACCTGATCGTCCGCGCGGACGCGCCGAGGCAGGACAAGGTCTCGATCGTGCAGGGCTCCGGCTCCGGGCACGAGCCCGCCCACGTGATGGTCGTCGGCAAAGGGATGCTCGACGCCGCCTGCCCCGGCGACGTGTTCGCGGCCCCGCCGACCGACTACGTGGTCGAGGCGGCACGTCGGGTCCAGAGCGAGAAGGGCGTGCTGCTGCTGGTCAACAACTACACCGGCGACAAGATGGCCTTCGAGATGGCCGAGGAGCTCGCCGACGCCGAGGGCATCAAGGTCAAGACCCTGTTCATCGACGACGACGTCGCCGTCAAGGACTCCACCTACACGATCGGCCGCCGCGGGGTCGCCGGCAACTTCTTCGTGATCAAGGCGGTCGGGGCGGCCGCCGAGGAGGGCGCCGACCTCGACGAGGTCGTCCGAGTCGGCGAGAAGGTCAACTCGGTCACGCGCACGATGGGCGTGGCCCTGACGGCCTGCACTCCCCCGTCGAAGGGCTCGCCCCTGTTCGAGCTGGGCGACGACGAGATCGAGGTCGGCGTGGGCATCCACGGCGAGCCGGGCCGCGCCCGTCAGAAGATCGTGCCCGCCGACGAGATCGTCGACTTGCTGCTCGACCCGATCGTCTCCGACCTGCCGTTCTCGGACGGCGACGAGGTCGCGCTGATGGTGAACGGCCTCGGCGGCACGCCGATCAGCGAGCTGTACCTGCTCTACGGCATCGCCCACGAGAAGCTCGTCGCCCAGGGCATCACCCCGGTCCGCAGCTACGTCGGCGAGTACTGCACGTCGCTCGACATGGCCGGAGCGTCCATCACGCTCGTCAAGCTCGACGACGAGGTGAAGCACCTGCTGGCGGCGCCGGCGGAGATCCCGCTGCGCACGTTCTAG
- the dhaL gene encoding dihydroxyacetone kinase subunit DhaL, whose translation MSNDAPPADTNSSRLVDVVRLIAQTCVDNEAYFCDLDAVAGDGDFGYSLARGFETVLADVDQFDHDDLGAFLQKVATTMSSRMGGTSGPIWGTAFLRAAITMKGKGETSPDDTVAMLRAAIEGIRKRGGADVGDKTLLDALVPLADAVEADVAAGSDAAGAARHAAEVARAAAEATASLQARRGRASYTGERSIGSPDPGAIAVAVLAERVADAW comes from the coding sequence ATGAGCAACGACGCTCCCCCCGCCGACACGAACTCGTCCCGTCTCGTCGACGTCGTCCGGCTGATCGCCCAGACCTGCGTCGACAACGAGGCGTACTTCTGCGACCTCGACGCGGTCGCGGGCGACGGCGACTTCGGCTACTCCCTGGCGCGCGGCTTCGAGACCGTCCTCGCCGACGTCGACCAGTTCGACCACGACGACCTCGGGGCCTTCTTGCAGAAGGTGGCCACGACGATGAGCAGCCGGATGGGCGGCACCTCGGGCCCGATCTGGGGCACTGCCTTCCTCCGGGCCGCGATCACGATGAAGGGCAAGGGCGAGACCTCGCCCGACGACACGGTCGCGATGCTCCGGGCCGCGATCGAGGGCATCAGGAAGCGCGGCGGCGCCGACGTCGGCGACAAGACCCTGCTCGACGCGCTGGTGCCGCTCGCCGACGCCGTGGAGGCCGACGTGGCCGCGGGCAGCGACGCGGCCGGGGCGGCACGGCACGCCGCCGAGGTCGCCCGAGCCGCCGCCGAGGCCACCGCGAGCCTCCAGGCACGACGCGGCCGCGCCTCCTACACGGGCGAGCGGAGCATCGGGTCGCCCGACCCCGGGGCGATCGCCGTCGCCGTGCTCGCCGAGCGCGTCGCGGACGCGTGGTGA
- a CDS encoding HAD-IA family hydrolase, with the protein MTRALVFDCDGVLADTERDGHLPAFNETFEHFGLPVRWSVDDYARVLRIGGGKERLASLLTPEFVERAGLPEDEEAQRTTIAEWHAEKTRRYTAKVRAGELPGRPGVARIVDEAYAAGWLLAVASTSAEESVRAVLEHVVGPDAASRFAVFAGDVVPRKKPAPDIYELALRELGVSADDAVVVEDSANGLRAAVAAGLATVVTTSSFTVDEDFSGAALVVDSLGDLPDAPSRVLADPHGVGPLDLVDLGTLVALTH; encoded by the coding sequence GTGACCAGGGCGCTCGTGTTCGACTGCGACGGGGTGCTCGCCGACACCGAGCGCGACGGCCACCTCCCCGCGTTCAACGAGACGTTCGAGCACTTCGGCCTGCCCGTCCGGTGGAGCGTCGACGACTACGCCCGCGTGCTGCGCATCGGCGGCGGCAAGGAGCGCCTCGCCTCGCTGCTGACGCCCGAGTTCGTCGAGCGTGCAGGACTGCCTGAGGACGAGGAGGCGCAGCGCACGACGATCGCGGAGTGGCACGCCGAGAAGACCCGCCGGTACACCGCGAAGGTGCGGGCAGGCGAGCTGCCCGGCCGTCCGGGCGTCGCCCGCATCGTCGACGAGGCATACGCCGCGGGCTGGCTGCTCGCTGTCGCGTCGACCTCGGCCGAGGAGTCCGTCCGTGCCGTGCTGGAGCACGTGGTGGGGCCGGACGCCGCGTCCCGGTTCGCCGTGTTCGCGGGGGACGTCGTCCCCCGCAAGAAGCCGGCCCCGGACATCTACGAGCTCGCGCTCCGCGAGCTGGGGGTGTCCGCCGACGACGCCGTCGTCGTCGAGGACAGCGCCAACGGCCTGCGTGCCGCGGTCGCCGCCGGACTCGCGACCGTCGTGACGACGAGCAGCTTCACCGTCGACGAGGACTTCTCGGGCGCCGCGCTCGTCGTCGACAGCCTGGGCGACCTGCCCGATGCCCCGAGCCGGGTGCTCGCGGACCCGCACGGCGTCGGTCCCCTCGACCTCGTGGACCTCGGCACCCTCGTCGCGCTGACGCACTGA